One Rhodospirillaceae bacterium genomic window, CCCCGGCGCGCTTCGTTGGTTTTGGAAAGACGCCTGCTGGCATGCAACCGACCGCCAATTTGTAACACCTGAGGCATTGGCCAAAATGCTCGGCGCGATTGGCATTGGACCAGACACCACGTTGGTGCTGTATGGCGACCCGGTGCAGTACGGTACCTATGGGTTTTGGGCGGTGACCATGGCGGGTCATAAGAATCTAAAAGTCCTGGATGGCGCACGCACCAAATGGGTTGCCGAAGACCGCCCGATGACGCGCAACATTCCGCGCTTTGATGCGGTTGATTATCCGACACCGACGCCAAACGAAAGCATGCGCTTGGGCCGCGAGAATGTTCGCGATAACTTGGGCAAAGCCGGACGGCTATTGTTGGACGTCCGCACCCCGGAAGAATACTCCGGCGAGCGGGTGATGGAACATGGTCAGTTCGACCATGGTGCTGAACGCAAGGGCCGCATCCCTGGGGCGAAACATTTGTTCTTTAAGGAACTGATCAACGCTGACGATAGCTACAAAAGCGCCGACGAAATCAAGGCCATTGTTTCTGCTGTCGGTGCGACACCAGATGACGCGGACGAAATCGTCTGCTACTGCCGGCTTAGTCACCGCGCGACCTTGGTCTGGGTGGCAATGACGCAAATCCTCGGCTACGACAATGTCAGAATCTATGACGGGTCTTGGACCGAATGGGGCAGCATCGTCGGCTTCCCTGTGGAGGGGTAACGCTACTTAAATCTTTACCGATCCGTCCGCGCACTGAACCGCTGAATTTGATTTTTCATTTGGGCGGGGCGTTCTTCGTGGTTGGTGCGAATGTCTTTTTCACCGCGCAGCTTGGCCGCGGCTTGTAGAAGTTCCAGGTCTTCATCGTCGTCGGCACTTTCAAACCAATAGGCCGTGCCGCGCGGTGTCATGATCCCTTCCATGGGGCCAAATTCGCCCAGCACGACGCCATCCTCGCCGTGAAAGCGCGCGCGACCTTTTAGAACCATCCAGCACGTATCTGCGACCGCGTGGGAATGCAGATTATTGCCCCCGCCCTTGCGTACAATCTGCACCGCAGTTTTAAGAATATCCGTCTGGCATAATTTTGAAGACCCCTTGGGCGTGGTGACATCAGGCTTGGCATAAGCAAACGTCTGAATCTTCCGCGCCTGCTCGACATCCGCATCGAACGAACCTTCCTTCTTCGGCAACATCTCAACGGTACTCATAATCCCCTCCCCCCTTTGCACGTATGAGTATCATACGCGAGATTACGAAAATCAGGCAAGGTGGATGCATGGTTTTGGATTCTGTTCGGGTTAGGTCGTCGGTTTTTAGGAAGGTGGTTTCGGGGTCGAAGCCTTGGGCTTTTAGGTCGGTTTCGAAGCGCTGTTTAATGGCGTTGGCGGAGAGCGATGGGTATTCGAGTTCTGGCGCGTGTTTGGTGAGACGACCTGATCCATCGGCGCTGGTTTCTGCCCACGAGCGTCTGAGTTCCAGGAGTCCGAGTTCCTTGGCGATTTGATGGTCGCCTGTGTGCATGATGTAGGTTTTATACGCCTTGATGTAGTCTTCGCGGAGTTCAGGCATGACCTTGCGCGGTTTTGGCAGGTTGGTAATTTTCTTTCTAAACCTCTCATAGTATGAATATGATTCTATGATATATGTTCGCGTTCTTTTGTCGGAGGATTAGAGACTTGTTTAGGTTGATATGGGTCGGAGTTATTGTTGTATTTTCTGTAGTCTCAACTACAGAATTTTCCTATGCAAGCGACGTTGAAAAATTATTTGATCAAGCAATTTCACT contains:
- a CDS encoding sulfurtransferase, with amino-acid sequence MASALVSTQWLEDHLDDPTVRIIEVSAKLDDETYRTGHIPGALRWFWKDACWHATDRQFVTPEALAKMLGAIGIGPDTTLVLYGDPVQYGTYGFWAVTMAGHKNLKVLDGARTKWVAEDRPMTRNIPRFDAVDYPTPTPNESMRLGRENVRDNLGKAGRLLLDVRTPEEYSGERVMEHGQFDHGAERKGRIPGAKHLFFKELINADDSYKSADEIKAIVSAVGATPDDADEIVCYCRLSHRATLVWVAMTQILGYDNVRIYDGSWTEWGSIVGFPVEG